From the genome of Psychroserpens ponticola, one region includes:
- a CDS encoding BT0820 family HAD-type phosphatase, translating to MNFLDKLVIAIDFDGTIVEDAYPKIGKPRIFAFETLKRLQQEGHRLILWTYRSGSKLDEAVQFCKENGITFYAVNQSFPEEQYDNSVSRKIYADIYVDDRNIGGVLGWGEVFQLITKETPDIKTIPSKKGFLGLFKK from the coding sequence ATGAATTTTTTAGATAAACTTGTTATTGCCATAGATTTTGATGGAACAATAGTGGAAGATGCATACCCAAAAATTGGAAAACCTCGCATCTTTGCATTTGAAACCTTGAAACGATTACAACAAGAAGGGCATCGACTTATCTTATGGACCTATAGAAGTGGCTCAAAACTTGATGAAGCTGTACAATTTTGCAAAGAGAATGGGATAACTTTCTATGCTGTAAATCAAAGTTTTCCAGAAGAACAATACGACAATTCTGTAAGTCGAAAAATTTATGCCGATATTTACGTAGATGACAGAAATATAGGAGGAGTTCTAGGTTGGGGCGAAGTGTTTCAATTAATCACTAAAGAAACTCCTGATATAAAGACAATACCTAGTAAGAAAGGGTTTTTAGGTCTTTTTAAAAAATAG
- a CDS encoding acetyl-CoA hydrolase/transferase family protein gives MYKAVSAEDALKVVKSNDKIYIQAAAAVPSVLVKALADRHEELRNVTICQLHTEGDAPYANPEYAKSFHVNSFFIGRNVRHTLKAGNGSYTPVFLSEVPLLFKRNIVDLKVVLIHVSVPDQHGYCSLGVSVEATLAAIDNADHVIAQINTQMPRTFGDGIIHITEIDAFVECDEPLPSHPVSEPTAVETKIGDYVANLIEDRSTLQMGIGNIPNAVLSRLHNHKDLGLHTEMFSDGVIDLILKDVINGNYKGVNPGRALATFLMGSQRLYDYVNDNPFVEMRSSDYVNDVSVIKQNPRMVAINSAIEVDLTGQVCADSIGSKMYSGVGGQMDFIRGASLSEGGKAIIALPSITKKGISRIVPALKMGAGVVTTRAHIHYVVTEYGVANLYGKTIQERVKALVEIAHPNHRAELDQAYFEMV, from the coding sequence ATGTATAAAGCAGTGAGCGCTGAAGACGCCTTAAAAGTTGTAAAGTCAAATGACAAAATTTATATTCAAGCTGCAGCAGCAGTGCCATCTGTTCTTGTAAAAGCACTTGCAGATCGACATGAAGAATTGCGTAATGTGACCATTTGTCAATTGCATACCGAAGGAGATGCACCATATGCAAATCCAGAATACGCTAAAAGCTTTCATGTAAATTCTTTTTTTATTGGACGAAATGTACGTCATACTTTAAAAGCTGGTAATGGGTCTTATACTCCAGTTTTTTTAAGTGAAGTACCTTTGTTGTTTAAACGCAATATCGTGGATTTAAAAGTCGTTTTAATTCATGTATCTGTTCCAGATCAGCATGGCTATTGTTCTCTTGGAGTTTCAGTTGAAGCTACTTTAGCTGCTATTGATAATGCCGATCATGTAATCGCACAGATTAATACACAAATGCCAAGAACTTTTGGTGACGGAATTATACACATCACAGAAATAGATGCATTTGTAGAATGTGATGAGCCTTTGCCTTCACATCCTGTAAGTGAACCTACTGCTGTTGAAACCAAAATAGGAGATTATGTCGCTAATTTAATCGAAGATAGAAGTACATTACAAATGGGTATTGGTAACATTCCAAATGCTGTGTTGTCAAGATTGCATAATCATAAGGATTTAGGATTGCACACCGAAATGTTCTCAGATGGTGTTATTGATTTAATTTTAAAAGATGTCATCAATGGAAACTATAAAGGTGTCAATCCTGGTAGAGCGTTGGCTACTTTTTTGATGGGATCACAACGTTTATATGATTATGTGAATGATAATCCTTTTGTTGAAATGCGTTCTTCAGATTATGTGAATGATGTGTCTGTAATTAAACAAAATCCGAGAATGGTTGCGATTAATTCTGCAATTGAAGTAGATCTTACAGGGCAAGTTTGTGCAGATTCAATAGGCTCAAAAATGTATTCTGGTGTTGGTGGACAAATGGATTTTATTAGAGGTGCATCTTTAAGCGAAGGAGGTAAAGCAATTATTGCATTGCCATCAATCACAAAAAAAGGAATCAGTAGAATCGTACCAGCTTTAAAAATGGGAGCAGGAGTTGTAACAACAAGAGCTCATATACATTATGTCGTTACAGAGTATGGCGTTGCTAATTTATATGGTAAAACAATTCAGGAACGTGTGAAAGCTTTAGTAGAAATTGCGCATCCTAATCACAGAGCAGAATTAGATCAAGCCTATTTTGAAATGGTGTGA
- the map gene encoding type I methionyl aminopeptidase translates to MIIVKTKEEIELMRQSALVVSKTLGMLAKEVKAGVTTNQLDKLAEDFIREQGAVPGFLGLYDCPSTLLCSVNEAVVHGLPTDIPLKDGDIVSIDCGSIMNGFYGDHAYTFEIGDVAPKTKKLIQITKESLYVGINELRVGKRVGDVGFAIQNHCEAHGYGVVRELVGHGLGRKMHEDPEMPNYGRRGRGKKFIEGMVVAIEPMINGGTHRVKQLKDGWTIVTQDGKPSVHFEHDIAIVDGKPEILSTFAYVHKALGIESDEENKFRQKALVL, encoded by the coding sequence ATGATTATAGTAAAAACCAAAGAAGAAATTGAATTAATGCGTCAAAGTGCATTAGTGGTTTCTAAAACCTTAGGAATGCTAGCTAAAGAAGTAAAAGCTGGTGTAACCACAAATCAATTAGATAAACTCGCAGAAGATTTTATAAGAGAACAAGGTGCTGTACCTGGTTTTTTAGGACTATATGATTGTCCGTCAACATTACTTTGCAGTGTTAATGAAGCAGTTGTTCATGGCTTACCAACTGATATTCCTTTAAAAGATGGCGATATTGTTTCTATAGATTGTGGCTCAATAATGAATGGGTTTTATGGTGATCACGCCTATACTTTTGAAATAGGTGACGTTGCTCCTAAAACGAAAAAGCTAATTCAAATAACTAAAGAATCGCTTTATGTTGGTATTAATGAATTAAGAGTTGGTAAACGCGTTGGTGATGTTGGTTTTGCGATTCAAAATCATTGTGAAGCTCATGGGTATGGTGTTGTTAGAGAATTGGTTGGTCATGGTTTAGGTCGGAAAATGCACGAAGATCCAGAAATGCCAAATTATGGTCGAAGAGGTCGTGGTAAGAAATTTATTGAAGGTATGGTAGTAGCAATTGAGCCAATGATAAATGGAGGAACACATCGTGTAAAGCAATTAAAAGACGGTTGGACTATTGTAACACAAGATGGTAAACCAAGTGTGCATTTTGAACATGACATTGCTATAGTTGATGGGAAACCTGAAATTTTATCAACCTTTGCATATGTTCATAAAGCTTTAGGAATAGAAAGTGATGAAGAAAATAAATTCAGGCAAAAAGCGTTAGTATTATAA
- a CDS encoding class I SAM-dependent methyltransferase — translation MKKLFKIILNTIPRPLLIRLSYIARPILAFFLRGNNFIDPIDGKEYKSFLPYGYGNQRNNVLSPSTLSLERHRLLWLYLKNETDFFTAEKKVLHFAPEQCFLKRFKKLKHIDYTTTDLESPIADVKADICNLPFEDNSYDVILCNHVLEHIPDDTKAMQELFRVMKPGGYGVFQIPQDVSRAETFEDNTITDRKERAKIFGQYDHVRVYGRDYFDKLRSIGFKVEEVDYTTHLSEEDVTKYCLAKGEIIPVVSK, via the coding sequence TTGAAAAAACTCTTCAAAATAATTCTAAACACCATTCCAAGACCTTTATTAATTAGGTTGAGCTATATCGCTCGTCCTATTCTTGCTTTCTTTTTAAGAGGTAACAATTTTATAGATCCAATTGATGGCAAAGAATATAAAAGCTTTTTACCCTATGGTTATGGAAACCAACGTAACAATGTGTTGTCGCCTTCTACACTATCATTAGAGCGTCACAGGTTGCTTTGGTTGTACTTAAAAAATGAAACGGATTTCTTTACAGCGGAAAAGAAAGTCCTTCATTTCGCACCAGAACAATGTTTTTTAAAACGTTTTAAAAAACTAAAGCATATAGATTATACAACTACCGATTTAGAATCTCCTATTGCTGATGTGAAAGCAGATATATGCAATCTTCCATTTGAAGATAACAGTTACGATGTGATTTTATGTAATCATGTTTTGGAACATATACCAGACGACACGAAAGCCATGCAAGAATTGTTTCGTGTGATGAAACCTGGAGGTTATGGTGTGTTTCAAATTCCTCAAGATGTATCAAGAGCTGAAACTTTTGAAGACAATACCATTACAGACCGAAAAGAACGTGCAAAAATATTTGGACAATATGACCACGTTCGCGTCTATGGTCGTGATTATTTTGATAAGCTTCGTTCTATCGGTTTTAAAGTGGAAGAAGTTGATTACACGACTCACCTTTCCGAAGAAGACGTTACAAAATATTGTTTAGCAAAAGGCGAGATTATTCCAGTGGTTTCAAAATAA
- a CDS encoding T9SS type A sorting domain-containing protein yields MKKITFFHEHLINTCLVSKTKLLYVLLFTISYSYAQISTNNIRAQYDFDVGTVLEDSSVGGNDFTQTGSALTEINDRFNNPPTSAVSLNGDYLTRTDISIAGSNPFSDAFDVSYSFWLKTNTNTNDVKTIIDDSTRDTAIGFDSNDVGYYIFYRDGKINLSSRFVVTNPGYNPSTIGYGHSHPTVISDGNWHHIVVQFSATESLTNSVFSSKIYIDEILDSHTITSAPITTSPNTTGNVTIGNSRFNHLALANRYTDVIDDILIYNRPFTAAEVTTLANDNNYCFTASSSLLSISAITNTTAIVNIASNSGDVYDLAYHKSSESFSNATFISGITSTTANSLVNLTGLDIFTDYEVYLKKQCVNSTNWSNSVTFTTTQPNPRIYVDNSATGNNDGSSWADAYTNLYDALNGAIQNYDVWISKGTYKPHVSDRDRSFIVKNNVYGGFNGTEVNFSDRDISLIHTTNATILSGDLLNDDDATVNFNDTSRDDNSKHVVEVIVNNLEINGLTIQDGYADALSGDDRFGGGIFKSVSVTDLSIRNCVIKNNTAYLGAGLSLSSTSTSNIIIDACVIDGNLANTAAGLDFHMSANAQDLSISITNSLFSNNKTDDDTVKSRLGYGAAAARLRAYFPGVVLNATLVNNTFANNSSLGVTNGTATGNFPVIAISKNSGSFGNLTVANNIFWGNIRINGQSAPAIGKASNTSTAFNELSSTAIVIDNTEENGFTTFTSTPAGTVTTDPLFTSSTDFTLQSSSSAIDTGNNSYGTSATDLFGNQRIINSTVDRGAYEYDSSTLGTNDFSLSDNQIKLYPNPTNSKLNIKMNVLLKNATILNIQGQEVIESNSTQIDVSSLSNGLYIISIEDQNGFISIKRFVKN; encoded by the coding sequence ATGAAAAAAATTACATTTTTTCACGAACACCTGATCAATACATGTCTCGTGAGTAAAACAAAACTACTTTATGTACTGTTATTTACCATTAGCTATTCTTATGCTCAAATTTCTACTAACAATATCAGAGCTCAATATGACTTTGATGTAGGCACTGTTTTAGAAGATAGTTCTGTAGGAGGAAATGACTTCACTCAAACAGGTTCTGCTTTGACAGAAATTAATGATCGTTTTAATAATCCACCAACAAGTGCTGTGAGTTTAAATGGCGATTATTTAACTCGAACAGATATTTCTATAGCAGGTAGTAATCCTTTTTCTGACGCTTTTGATGTGAGTTATTCTTTTTGGTTAAAGACTAACACAAACACTAACGATGTTAAAACAATAATTGACGATAGTACAAGAGATACAGCCATCGGTTTTGATAGTAATGATGTTGGTTATTATATATTTTATAGAGATGGTAAAATAAATTTATCAAGTAGATTTGTCGTTACCAATCCTGGTTATAACCCTTCAACTATAGGTTATGGACATTCACATCCAACGGTTATATCAGATGGAAACTGGCATCATATTGTCGTACAATTTAGCGCTACTGAATCTTTAACAAATAGTGTATTCTCCTCAAAAATTTATATAGACGAAATTCTTGATTCTCATACGATAACATCTGCGCCAATTACTACCTCACCTAATACTACAGGTAATGTAACTATTGGAAATAGTAGATTTAATCATTTAGCTTTAGCTAATAGATATACTGATGTCATAGACGATATATTAATTTACAACAGACCGTTTACAGCTGCAGAAGTTACTACTTTAGCTAATGATAATAATTATTGTTTTACTGCATCTTCATCATTACTAAGCATTTCAGCGATTACTAACACAACAGCAATTGTTAATATAGCCAGTAATAGTGGAGATGTATATGATTTAGCTTATCATAAATCATCTGAATCATTTAGCAATGCGACATTTATTTCAGGAATTACAAGTACTACTGCAAATTCTCTAGTAAACCTTACTGGATTAGATATCTTTACAGATTATGAAGTTTATCTTAAAAAACAATGTGTAAATAGTACAAATTGGTCTAACTCGGTAACTTTTACCACAACACAACCAAATCCAAGAATATATGTTGATAACAGTGCAACAGGAAACAATGATGGCTCATCTTGGGCAGATGCATACACAAACTTGTATGATGCTTTAAATGGTGCAATACAAAATTATGATGTTTGGATATCTAAAGGGACTTATAAGCCGCATGTTTCAGACAGAGACAGGAGCTTTATTGTGAAAAATAATGTTTATGGTGGTTTTAATGGTACAGAAGTTAACTTCTCAGATAGAGACATAAGTCTTATACATACCACAAATGCAACTATACTTAGTGGCGATTTGTTAAATGATGATGATGCTACAGTGAATTTTAATGATACTAGTAGAGATGATAATAGTAAACATGTAGTTGAAGTTATTGTTAATAATTTAGAAATTAATGGCTTAACAATTCAAGATGGATATGCAGATGCTTTAAGCGGAGATGATCGATTTGGAGGAGGAATTTTTAAATCAGTTTCTGTAACCGATTTATCAATAAGAAATTGTGTTATAAAAAATAATACAGCCTATTTAGGTGCTGGGTTGTCACTTAGTTCTACTAGTACTTCTAACATAATAATAGATGCATGTGTTATAGATGGAAACTTAGCAAATACAGCTGCAGGTTTAGATTTTCACATGTCCGCAAATGCTCAAGATTTGAGTATAAGTATAACTAACTCTTTATTTAGCAATAATAAAACGGATGATGATACGGTAAAAAGTAGATTGGGTTATGGCGCAGCAGCAGCTAGACTAAGAGCATATTTTCCTGGAGTAGTATTAAACGCAACTCTAGTAAATAATACTTTTGCGAATAATAGCAGTTTGGGTGTAACTAATGGAACTGCCACAGGAAACTTTCCAGTGATTGCTATATCTAAAAATTCTGGAAGCTTTGGAAACCTTACAGTAGCGAATAATATATTTTGGGGTAATATTAGGATAAATGGGCAATCAGCTCCAGCTATCGGAAAGGCATCAAATACTAGTACTGCATTTAATGAGTTAAGTAGTACAGCTATAGTGATAGATAATACAGAAGAAAATGGTTTTACGACATTCACAAGTACTCCTGCAGGAACGGTTACTACAGATCCGTTGTTTACAAGTTCAACAGATTTTACTTTGCAATCTAGTTCTTCTGCAATTGATACTGGAAATAATAGTTATGGTACTTCTGCTACAGATTTATTTGGTAACCAACGTATTATTAATTCTACAGTAGATAGAGGTGCTTATGAATATGATTCATCAACCTTAGGTACAAATGATTTTAGTTTAAGCGACAATCAAATTAAACTTTATCCAAACCCAACTAATTCTAAATTGAATATTAAAATGAATGTGTTATTAAAAAATGCAACAATATTAAATATTCAAGGTCAGGAAGTAATAGAAAGCAATTCAACTCAAATAGATGTTTCAAGCTTATCTAACGGTTTGTACATTATAAGTATTGAAGACCAAAACGGATTTATTTCAATTAAACGTTTTGTGAAAAATTAA
- a CDS encoding DUF4932 domain-containing protein — protein sequence MRKIIGVFFILITLSGCSQKKKNISEQKEKTQKEAILKEPKVDKRVELLSIVFRLAGCHEYSQNLFPEYVESIENHFEKFKNHDLITYVKDELREDGIGFSAVMSMAIHITEPPNIKPIITPFSNTSLEEPWREDSAIKFLKLLNIFYTDADCETFFNSNKELYKTASNRFKNVYQNLDLEWYQNFYGAKPKGEFRIINGLGNGGASYGPHIMYPNGNEVVYAIMGTWSVDSLGMPNYEMKEYFPTILHEFNHSFINHLVEKYRSQLQESGTIIFNKVKDEMNKQAYGNWKTMYDEALVRATVIKYMKDHNYDRRSIEKELDEQLNSSFLWTDALVKELERYDNNRDSYPTLEHFMTELVIFFNNTASEIDLLKKISVATKEKTIRE from the coding sequence ATGAGAAAAATAATAGGAGTATTTTTTATTTTAATCACTTTAAGTGGGTGTTCGCAAAAGAAAAAAAATATAAGCGAACAAAAGGAAAAAACACAAAAAGAAGCCATACTAAAAGAACCGAAAGTTGATAAGCGTGTAGAATTATTAAGCATTGTTTTTAGACTTGCAGGTTGCCATGAGTATAGTCAAAACCTTTTTCCAGAGTATGTTGAAAGCATTGAAAATCATTTTGAGAAATTTAAAAATCACGATTTAATTACCTATGTAAAGGATGAACTACGTGAAGACGGAATTGGTTTTAGTGCAGTTATGAGTATGGCTATTCACATCACTGAACCGCCAAATATAAAACCTATTATAACGCCATTTTCAAATACATCACTTGAAGAACCATGGCGAGAAGATAGTGCAATAAAATTTTTAAAACTGTTAAATATATTTTATACTGATGCCGACTGTGAAACCTTTTTTAATAGTAATAAAGAGCTTTACAAAACGGCATCTAACAGATTTAAAAATGTATATCAAAATTTAGATTTAGAATGGTATCAAAATTTTTATGGTGCAAAGCCAAAAGGAGAATTTAGAATTATAAATGGATTAGGAAATGGTGGAGCAAGTTATGGGCCTCATATAATGTATCCAAATGGAAATGAAGTGGTTTATGCTATAATGGGAACCTGGAGTGTTGATAGTTTAGGTATGCCTAATTATGAAATGAAAGAGTATTTCCCAACAATCTTACACGAGTTTAATCATTCATTTATAAATCATCTTGTAGAAAAATACCGCTCTCAACTTCAAGAAAGCGGGACAATCATTTTTAATAAAGTAAAAGATGAAATGAATAAACAAGCCTATGGTAATTGGAAAACGATGTATGATGAAGCATTGGTGAGAGCAACTGTTATTAAATATATGAAAGATCATAATTATGACAGAAGATCAATAGAAAAAGAATTGGATGAACAGTTAAACAGTAGTTTTTTATGGACTGATGCATTAGTCAAAGAATTAGAACGATATGATAACAATAGAGATAGCTATCCAACATTGGAACATTTTATGACAGAATTAGTGATTTTTTTCAATAACACAGCTTCTGAAATAGACCTGTTAAAGAAAATCAGTGTTGCTACAAAAGAAAAAACAATTAGAGAATGA
- a CDS encoding T9SS type A sorting domain-containing protein — MKKITFFHEHLINKCFVSKTKLLSLILLILTLSSSAQTQIATGASSPSGLVVEGDYIYTVNRTNSSLVRANKTQVGTNNFETVVSNIARSGNQGNLFAIYDSVYTPGIAYGTMTYTDVSAGVVFPVYNSPYILNMTYAVSNIFYYNGLHYIANSANGSAELFEHYSSTGGNLIATLPVDYQYISDVTTDGSVMYFSTTTGSIYQIDLAATTPVATLVTSGLGVVKGIHFADDYLYFLNASQVRKVHKSTLVVTAVSSVPGGGVAMEIDGYHIYAANTYGSIYKINDPDFAPCTVNIPDANFKSYLLGNAVINTNGNAEIECSEASAFTGQINVNGLNISDLTGIEAFVNLTELLCRNNSGLTNIDVSSNTQLTALGLGDNNLTSIDVSNNALLTTLVCSGNQLTSLNIANGNNGSLVQMDACCNISNTNGMNTLACIQIDAGFTPPSSGWQKETTTGYSDNCSAVCTVTIPDANFKAALVSSSAINTNGNSEIECSEATAYTGTIGLTNQSISDLTGIEAFTNITNLSCQNNLLTSVNLSQNIALTALNIAGNLLTSLDLSQNTGLTTFTCANNSLTNLDLSSNIALEGIFVHGNALEYLNVANGNNASITTSNFWSAGNSNLTCVTVDDVTYSTTNWTNIDTQTSFSTNCPPCTVSIPDANFKAALVADTAINANGNTEIECSEATAFTGTVAVFNKGIFDLTGIEAFTNITGLNCGNNSLASLDVSANAALINLACGFNSLSSLDVSNNLALETLTCFNNQITSLDVSSNTSLTTLFCYTNYLSSLNVANGSNASITSFNVTSNAALTCIEIDAGFTPPTAWQKDATASYSDDCSAVCTVSIPDANFKAALVADTAINTNGNTEIECSEASAFTGFINIEYQNVSDLTGIEAFINMTSFRCNNNQITSLDLSANTAITYIKCNDNGLTSINLSGLTNLETLDCYNNSLTNIDVSGFTALSNLRCYDNGLTSLNTSGATALEGIWCYNNNLTNLDVSTNTSLLELTCTNNNLTSLNVSGATALEQLYCSENSITSMDVSANTNLYDIIVNNNALTSLNVANGINSSILASNFNATNNPNLTCIQVDDVAYSTTNWASIDSQTSFSTNCTLSVDDFNLNSIVLRPNPTTSILNIEMTQNLKQAIVYSMLGKEVLKTQNKQIDVSGLLNGVFLIKIEDENGNVSTKRFIKQ; from the coding sequence ATGAAAAAAATTACATTTTTTCACGAACACTTAATCAATAAATGTTTCGTGAGTAAAACAAAATTACTTTCTTTAATACTACTAATACTCACATTAAGCAGTAGTGCGCAAACACAAATAGCAACAGGAGCTTCTAGTCCATCAGGTTTGGTTGTTGAAGGAGATTATATCTATACCGTTAACCGAACTAATAGTAGTCTTGTGAGAGCTAACAAAACTCAAGTAGGTACTAATAATTTTGAAACAGTTGTTTCTAACATTGCAAGATCTGGTAATCAAGGTAATCTTTTTGCTATATATGATAGTGTTTATACACCTGGAATAGCATATGGTACTATGACTTACACAGATGTTAGTGCTGGAGTTGTTTTTCCTGTTTACAATTCGCCATACATATTAAATATGACATATGCGGTATCTAATATATTTTATTATAATGGTTTACATTACATAGCCAATAGTGCTAATGGCTCTGCAGAATTATTTGAGCATTATAGTTCAACTGGTGGTAATTTAATTGCGACATTACCTGTAGATTATCAATATATTTCCGATGTTACAACAGATGGTTCTGTTATGTATTTCTCAACCACAACAGGTTCAATTTATCAAATAGATTTAGCAGCAACAACACCAGTAGCAACACTAGTAACAAGTGGTTTAGGTGTGGTTAAAGGGATTCATTTTGCAGATGATTATCTTTATTTTTTAAATGCAAGTCAAGTTCGTAAGGTTCATAAATCTACTTTAGTTGTTACTGCGGTTTCTTCTGTACCAGGAGGTGGAGTTGCTATGGAAATAGATGGATACCATATTTATGCAGCTAATACCTATGGTAGTATTTATAAAATAAATGACCCAGATTTTGCGCCTTGCACAGTAAACATACCAGATGCTAACTTTAAATCTTATTTATTAGGTAATGCTGTAATTAATACAAATGGTAATGCAGAAATTGAGTGTAGTGAGGCTAGTGCTTTTACAGGACAGATTAATGTTAATGGTTTAAATATTTCAGATTTAACAGGTATTGAAGCTTTTGTAAATTTAACAGAGTTACTATGTCGTAATAATAGTGGATTAACAAATATAGATGTAAGCAGCAATACCCAATTAACAGCACTAGGGTTGGGAGATAATAACTTAACGAGTATAGATGTGTCTAATAACGCATTACTTACAACATTAGTCTGTTCTGGTAATCAGTTAACGAGTTTAAATATAGCTAATGGTAATAATGGAAGTTTAGTGCAAATGGATGCGTGTTGTAATATAAGTAATACTAATGGTATGAATACTTTAGCTTGTATACAAATAGATGCTGGTTTTACACCACCTTCTTCTGGATGGCAAAAAGAGACAACAACAGGTTATAGTGATAATTGTAGTGCTGTTTGCACAGTAACCATTCCAGATGCTAATTTTAAAGCAGCATTAGTAAGTAGCAGCGCTATTAATACAAACGGAAATTCAGAAATTGAGTGCAGTGAGGCAACAGCTTACACAGGAACCATTGGGCTTACTAATCAATCTATTTCAGATTTAACAGGTATTGAGGCTTTTACAAATATTACAAATTTGTCTTGTCAAAACAACTTATTAACTAGTGTAAATCTTTCCCAAAATATTGCTTTAACAGCTTTAAATATTGCTGGTAATTTATTAACCAGTTTAGATCTTTCTCAAAACACAGGACTCACAACGTTTACGTGCGCAAATAATTCATTAACAAATTTAGACCTTTCTAGTAATATAGCTTTAGAAGGTATTTTTGTCCATGGTAACGCGTTAGAATATTTAAATGTTGCAAATGGTAATAATGCTAGTATTACTACTAGTAATTTTTGGTCTGCAGGCAATTCAAACTTAACATGTGTAACAGTTGATGATGTGACTTACAGTACAACAAATTGGACAAATATAGATACGCAAACTAGTTTTAGTACCAATTGTCCACCTTGCACAGTAAGCATTCCTGATGCTAACTTTAAAGCAGCTTTAGTGGCAGATACAGCAATAAATGCTAACGGAAACACAGAGATTGAATGTAGTGAAGCAACAGCTTTTACCGGAACCGTAGCTGTTTTTAATAAAGGTATTTTTGATTTAACAGGTATCGAAGCATTTACAAATATTACAGGATTAAATTGTGGTAATAACAGCTTAGCAAGTTTAGATGTTTCTGCTAATGCAGCCTTAATTAATTTGGCTTGTGGTTTTAATTCATTATCTAGTTTAGATGTCTCTAATAATTTAGCTCTAGAAACTCTAACTTGTTTTAATAATCAAATAACAAGTTTAGACGTTTCTTCTAATACATCCTTAACTACACTTTTTTGTTATACTAATTATTTGTCAAGTTTAAATGTTGCAAATGGAAGTAATGCATCTATTACTTCTTTTAATGTAACAAGTAATGCAGCTTTAACTTGTATTGAAATTGATGCAGGTTTTACACCACCAACAGCTTGGCAAAAAGATGCTACAGCAAGTTATAGTGATGATTGTAGTGCCGTTTGCACAGTAAGCATTCCAGATGCGAATTTTAAAGCAGCTTTAGTTGCAGACACAGCTATTAATACTAACGGAAACACAGAGATTGAATGTAGTGAAGCAAGTGCTTTTACAGGGTTTATAAATATTGAATATCAAAATGTTTCAGATTTAACAGGAATAGAAGCTTTTATAAATATGACATCTTTTAGATGTAATAATAATCAAATAACAAGTTTAGATCTATCTGCCAATACAGCTATCACTTATATAAAGTGTAATGATAATGGCTTAACAAGTATAAATCTTTCTGGGTTGACAAATTTGGAAACTTTAGATTGTTATAATAATAGCTTAACAAATATAGATGTTTCTGGTTTTACAGCTTTATCAAATTTGAGATGTTATGATAATGGTTTAACAAGTTTAAATACTTCAGGAGCTACAGCATTAGAAGGAATATGGTGTTATAATAATAATTTAACAAATTTAGATGTTTCTACAAATACTAGTCTATTAGAATTAACATGTACTAATAATAATTTAACAAGTTTAAATGTTTCAGGAGCTACAGCATTAGAACAATTATATTGTTCTGAAAATTCGATAACAAGTATGGATGTCTCTGCAAATACAAATCTATATGATATAATAGTTAATAACAATGCCTTAACAAGTTTAAATGTAGCTAATGGTATTAATAGCTCTATTTTAGCATCTAATTTTAACGCTACAAATAATCCTAATCTTACTTGTATACAAGTAGATGATGTAGCTTACAGTACAACAAACTGGGCAAGTATAGACTCACAAACTAGTTTTAGTACAAACTGCACATTAAGTGTAGATGATTTTAATCTAAATTCAATCGTATTACGTCCAAACCCAACAACTTCAATTTTAAATATTGAAATGACTCAGAACTTAAAGCAAGCAATTGTATATTCTATGTTAGGTAAAGAAGTCCTAAAGACTCAAAATAAACAGATTGACGTTTCGGGTTTATTAAACGGTGTATTTTTAATTAAAATAGAAGACGAAAACGGAAACGTTTCAACCAAACGCTTTATTAAACAATAA